CGAGGCGGCGGGATTCATCAAGGGTCCATGGCGCGGCGGGCCGCGCCCTAGCAACGGCTCGTGAGTTCAGGACCCGGTCAGCCACAGCCCTAGGGGCGTGATGAGCGCACCGAGGAGGAGCCACCACGACAGGATGCGGCGGTGGTGGATCGCCCGCGCGGCTGCGATCGAGATGACTCCGACGATCCCGGCGAGGACGTTGAGGCCGATGACGGCGCCCGGCCCCGGGTCGTCGAGTGCCCAGGCGCCGAGGATGAAGCCGGCCGCCAGGTGCAGGAACGTGATAACGGCCAGCGTAGACATGACCCACTGCTGTACGTGGATCAGCTTGCGTTCGGCGTCGGGGTCGTAGACGGGACGGGGTGCATTGGGGTCCAGGAGGTGGCTGCGGCGCTTGGCGGGCCGCGACTCTTGCGGGGTGGAGCTGCTCATGGCGGGGTTTCTTCCCAGTGGGTAGTCGGTGGTGGCGATCAGATCTCGATCGGTACGCCGATGAGGGAGCCGTACTCGACCCAGGAACCGTCGTAGTTGCGCACCGCAGGCTGCTCGAGCAGCTCGTGAAGGACGAACCAGGTGTGAGCGCTGCGTTCGCCGATGCGGCAGTAGACGATCGTCTCGGTGCCGTCCAGCGGGGCGCCGGCGGAGCCGTAGAGGGTCCGCAGTTCGTCGTCGGACTTGAACGTGCCGTCGTCGTTGGCTGCCTGCGACCACGGGACATTGAGTGCGCCGGGGACGCGTCCTCGGCGCTGTGGCTGCTCTTGGGGCATGTGCGCCGGCGCGAGGATCTCACCGGAGAACTCCTGCGGGGACCGCACGTCGACGATGGTGGTACCCGTGCCGAGAGCCGCCACCACGTCGTCGCGGTAGGCCCGCAGGCTCTGGTCGGCGTCGCGGGCGACGTAGTGGGTGGCCGGTCGGGTCACCTCGTCGGCGACCAGGGGTCGGCCCTGCAGCTCCCAGGTCTTGCGGCCGCCGTCGAGCAGCTTGACGTCGGAATGGCCGTAGAGCTTGAAGTACCAGTACGCGTAGGCGGCGAACCAGTTGTTGTTGCCGCCGTACAGGACCACGGTGTCGTCGGTGGCGACACCCTTGTCGCTCAGGAGCTTCTCGAAGCCTACCCGGTCGATAACGTCGCGGCTGTGCGGGTGCTGCAGTTCGGTGCGCCAGTTCAACGCGATGGCGCCGGCGATGTGGTCGACGTCGTAGGCGTTGGTCTCCTCGTCGACCTCGATGACGACGATGCCGTCGTCGCCGAGGCGCGGCTCGAGCCAGTCGGGGGTGACCAGGGCGGTAGCGCGGCTCATGCTTCTCCAATGCTTGGTGGGACATCCCTTGTTAGAACAACGGTTGGTAGGCTACGGGTATGCCCGAAGCTGCATGCAATCCATCTCGCATTGAGGACCTCGACCCCCTGGCGCTGGAACGTCAGGTCTGCTTCGCGCTGGCAGTCGCCTCTCGAACCGTCATCTCGGTGTACCGACCGGTCCTTGAACCATTGGGGCTCACCCACCCGCAGTACCTGGTGATGCTGGCGCTGTGGGGTGAGCAACCGCTGTCGGTGACCGACTTGAGCCGCCTGCTCGATGTCGATGCCGGCACCCTGTCTCGTCTCCTCAAGCGCCTCGAGGCAGCAGACCTCATCGTCCGCCGGCGCGACCCCGCAGACGAGCGGTCGCTGGCCGTCACGCTGACCTCGAAGGGGACGTCGCTGCGGCAACAAGCGCTCAAGGTGCCCATCGAGGTCGTCCAACGTCTCGGCATGAGCCTCGATGACCTCCACGCCATGCATGCCCAGCTCACTGGCGTGATCGCAGCAGCGAAACTCGCCGCGTCCTAGCCGCGACTTGCCCCGGACGAACGACCTACGAGACGTTGAACGAGCGTCCTGACGAGGCCAAGGACGATGAGTACGAAAAGATGGTCAACCGAGAGACCGTGGTGTTCTCCCGAACGTTTGACCAACCTCGATTGGCCCACCGCACGAGTCGCCGACGACCTCAGAGGCGAAATCCAACGACTCAAGGAGACGTCGTCGGCTCCACTGCGCACCGTGGGCAGTCCGACGCTTGTGCGCCAACTGATCGACGCATCCCTCGTCGACAACCTGCTGCTGGTCACCTTCCCCTTGTTCCCGGGACCTGCGGGTCGGGAGTTGGGCCTTCACCGACATCGCCTCCACCGACCTCGACCTCATCGACCACAAGGTCCTCGACGGTCAGATTCTGGTCACGACCTACCACCCGACGGGAAACGACATCCCACGAGGCCGACCTTGCGCACCGACGCCGCACCATTGGTGGCGCGAGCGCGGGGTGCACAACACGAACGGTCTGCGATGCTCCGAAACGGAGCGCCCCATGACGATCCCGCACCGGGTCGCTCCGCGAGCCCATCCCTCACCGGCAACCGGTCGTCACCCGGCTGACATGAGCTGGGCGCGGCGGCCTCCCGCGTCTTCGTACCTGCGGTCGTCGCAGGGCTCGGCCGCTTCGGCACGCGGCAGCGGCAGCCCGGCCTGGCCGTCGTACCGCGAAGGCTTCGACCAGTCGGCCCTCCCTCGCAGGCCGGATCAGTCGTGGAGGCGTCGGTCGAGGTGCGCGACCAGCGTCTCGTAGAGCGAAGGGTCGTCGTGGTTCCCGACCAGGAGGCCGGCGAGGACCTGCAGACGGCGCAGGTCACGGCAGTCGGAGAGTCGGGTCCGGTCGATGGGCCGGGGTAGGCGGCCAATGCGTCGTCTGTGATCGTCATCGAGGCCATGTCCCACTCCACGGGCCCGACACACACGTCCTCGAAGTCGGTCCAGAGTGGTCCGTCCGGCGTCATGAGCACGTTTCCTGTGTGGGCGTCTCCATGCAGGGGACGGGCCGGCCAGGACCGGGTCAAGGGGACCAACTCGGCGGCAGCGCGATGGAGGGTCGGATCTGATGAGATCGCCAGCGCCGGGGAGATGTCGGTGAGAGGGCCGATCAGGGTGGGCAGGTCACCGGGGTAGCGGGCCAGTGCGTCGTGCAACGGTCCCAGCATCGCGCCGAAGCCGGCGGCTGATACTTCGCGGGAGTCGTGTTCGGTCCAGTGCCACAGGCACACTTCCAGTCCCTCTGCGATGTGGGGCCCCGGGTCCTCCCACGGGGCGACGATAGGTACGCCCGAGGCGGCGAGGAACTGGGCGACGAGCACTTCACGTTCGAGCCAGGGCAGGGGGTGTGGGCGCAGTGCGCGCCCGACGGTCACGACGCGGGTGACTACTGGTGCGGGCCTGAGTCGTACGCGAACGCTGTAGCCCTCGGCGATGACCTTGGGATCGTCGGCTGGCAGCCCCAATGCCCGAGCACAGGCGACGGATGCCGACACCGCATCGGCAGTGGTGGGGAGGACAGCCACGCCGTCGACGGTTTGTCGCTCATCGAGGTCGTCGTCCATGGCGGCCACTTTGACAGGGCGGGCAACCGCGTCGATGGCGGCTATAAAGACGCACGTCGCCAGATGCACGGATCGCGGCCATGTGAGTGTGCTTCTTCGCGAACGCTTGGTGACGCGACTCGGCCGGGGCAGGTGGCGCAACCAGGATCTCGAGCAGGTGCGCAGCCCGAGGCGAGCGTAGGGCTGGGACGATGATCCGGTGGAAGAGCTGATTTCTCTGTTGGGCCACCGTGTTCGCCTCGTCGACCTGACACACCGTCTCGGACCGTCGCCGAGCGAGCCGGTACCCCCGTGGCTGGAGGCACAGACGCATGAGGAAGGCGCCGAGGTGTGGGAGGGCATGTTCGGCATCCCACGTGGGGCTCTGCCAGGCGGACGGGGTTTCGCCGGTGAGATGCTGCACCGGCTGTCCACGCACGCGGGTACCCATGTGGACGCGCCGTGGCACTACGCGCCGACAGCAGGCGGTGCACCTGCCGCCACCATCGACCGTGTGCCGCTCTCGTGGTGCGTCGGTGACCTGGTGGTGGTGGACGTGTCGGACCTGCCCACCGGGCACCTGATCGGCCGAGACGAAGTGGTCGAGCGCCTTGCGGGCATCGCACCCGATCTGCAGGCGGGCGCTGTGGTGGCGTTCTACACGGGCGCGGAGCGGCTCTGGGGTGATGAGAAGTTCTGGGAGACCGGGTGTGGTCTGGGACGTGAAGCGGTGCTGGCGCTGCTCGAGCGTGGCGTGCGGACCATCGGTACCGACGCCTGGAGCTTGGACCGGCCATATCCGCTGATCGGCGCGGAGTGGCAGCAGCGGCGCGATCCGGCGGCGCTGTGGCCCGCGCACTTCGCTGGCATCGAGCAGCCTTATCTGCAGATCGAGAAGCTGGCCAACCTCACGGCGGTGCCTGCGATCGGGGCCACCATCCTCGCGTTCCCGATCAAGGTTGAGTGCGGCAGCGGAGCGTGGACGCGAGCCGTAGCTCTAGTCGCAGAGCCAGGCGAGCGCTGAACCACCACGGAGCCGCAGTGCGGTTGCGCACTGTGCGTGGGTCGTCTTCGGGCGCGGACGCGCTTTGTGCGTCGGGGACGACCCAGCACCGGGGCCGTCGACGGATCTCCTGAGCCGCTGCCCCCTGCCCGGTCGGGCAGATTCGTATGGCGGCGTCGGCGATGCTCGTGCCGTGAACCAGCTGCCCGACGCCGTCGTGGCCTCGCGGCCGACCGCCACCGTCGGCTGCTACACCGTCCCGGATAGCGATCCTGCACTGGCGCGCTCCGCGAGCCGATCCTGCACTGGCACGCTCCGCGAGCCGATCCTGCTGCGGTCGCGCTCTTTGTGACCAGTAGTTTGTGGCGCGTTGACCAGCTCGCGCGAGTCACGGTAGCGCCAGCGATCCTCAACGAACTCGCGCTCTGCTCCGGGGTAGACGCCGGGCTCGTGGCCTCTCGGGGACTGCAAGCCGAAGCAGGTCCTCTGCCGGGCCGACCGGTCGCTGGCCGGTGAGCCAGACGGCACGTAGCGAGCGGTCGAGGTCGACTCCGTGAACGGGGACCTGGACTAGGCGGCCGGCTGCGACGTCGTCGTGCACTGCCAGGTCGGAGAGCACGGCCGGGCCGGCTCCGGCGATGACTGCGGAGCGGACGCCGCTGCTGGTCGACACCTCGAGCAGGGGTTGGGTGGGGGTGCCGAACGGGGTCAGGGCTCGGTCCAGCGCGGTGCGGGTCCCCGACCCGGCTTCGCGGTGCACCAGCCGCGTTGCGGCCAGCTCCTCAGCCTCTACCGATCTACGGCGGTGGGCCCACGGGTGAGCGGGCGCGACGACGACCACGAGCCGGTCGGTCGCCACGACCTGAGCAGACAGGCCGGAGGGAAGGTCGGGGCCCTCGATGAAGCCGAGGTCGGCGTCGCCCGCGAGAACCGCGGCCGCCGTGGTGTCGCTGTTGCCTGCGGTCAGGCTGACGGCGGTGTCCGGATGCGTGGCGGCCAGCACGACGAGCCAGCTCGGCAGTAGATGCTCGGCCACGGTCAAGCTCGCCGCGACCCGCAGCCGCGCGATGCGGTCGCTGCGCAGGGACGCGATGCCCGCCTCGAGGACGTCCGCAGCAGCGAGGACCCCACGTGCCCACTCGGCCAGCAGTGCACCGTTGGGGGTGAGGTTCGAGCCACGGGCCGAGCGAGTGAGGACCGCGAACCCGACCAGCCGTTCGAGTCCGCGCACCCGTGCGCTCACGGCAGGCTGGCTTAGCCCGCGGGAGGCACCGGCCTTGCTCAGGCTGCCGCTGGCAGCGATCTCGAGGAGCAGCGACAGGGTGTCGAGGTCGGGCACCCGGGTGAGAGTCATCGACCCACTCTAGAGCCCGCCATCAGTCCGGTGGATGACGTCATCGATCCAGGATGTCTACCGAGCGCCCGTCTGCCGGCGCAGGCTGGAAGTACCGACGAAGGAGAATGCCTGTGACCACGCCCCACGAAGCCCCTGTCCACCGACACCGCACCGGCAGCCGCTGCCGCCCGTCCTGCCCGCCCACTCCCGAGCCCGGGCACCGCAGTCCGGTACCTGGGTTGCTCGCCGTCGCAACCGCCACCGGCGTCGCGTTCGGCGTGCATGCCTTGGTCCCAGCGGTGAACCCCTCCACCGTTGCTGTGGTCATCGGCGCGATCGCGGTCAACATCGGGCTGCACCACCCCTCCCTGCACGTCGGCACCCACGTCGCCTCACACCGGTTCCTGCGCCTGGCCGTCGTGCTGCTTGGCCTGCAGCTGGGGCTGCAACAGCTGCTCGACCTGGGGCCGCGCGGTGCCCTCGTCGTGGTCACCACCGTCACGGTCACGTTCACCGGAACGCGCCTGCTTGGGCGGCTGCTGGGTGTGCCGCCGGCCCGGTCCCTGCTCGTCGCCACCGGCTTCTCGATCTGCGGCGCCTCGGCCGTCGCCGCGATGGAGGAGGTCGCCGGCGGGGACGAGGACGACACGGCGGTCGCAATCGCGCTCGTCACGTTGTGCGGGAGCCTGGCCATCGTGCTGCTCCCGCTGCTTCGTGAGCCCCTCGGGCTCGACCCTGCTGCGTTCGGCAGCTGGGTCGGCGCAAGCGTGCACGACGTGGGCCAGACCGTGGCGACAGCCGACCGCGTACCGGGAGCCCTGACGACCGCGGTCGTCGTCAAGCTCAGCCGCGTCGTGCTCCTCGCCCCGCTGGTCGCCGGGACCGCCGTTGCGCTGCGGCGTCGCACCCCCGCGGCGGCGACGGGGCGCCGCCCACCGCTGCTTCCCCTGTTCGTCGCCGGCTTCCTGGCAGCGATCGCCGTCGCGAGCACCGGGCTCCTGCCCGATCCGGTCCTGCACGGCGCGAAGGTCCTCCAGGAGGTCTTGCTCGCCGCAGCCCTGGTCGGTCTGGGCACCGGGATCCACCTCCCGGTGCTGCGGCGCACCGGAGGCCGCGCGCTGGTGCTCGGCCTCATGTCATGGGTCCTCGTCGCGGGGGTCGCCTACGCCGGCGTACAGCTCACCGGCGCATGACGGGCAAGGGGTGGTGGTCGGTTCGACCAACCCCGCGGTGGGTGGGTCGTGTGGTTCGGGCACTCCTGCGCCCAACCTGGCCCAACTTGGCCCGACCCTTCGGCGTGATCGTCGGGGATCCCAAACGCTGGGCGGTCCGCGCTGATGTGTTCGGGGTGTCCGGGTTCGCCGGTGAGTGTCGCAGTTGGTTAGAATGAGCGCACACGATGGCGGTGGGGCTCGCCGACAACCGTGGCGGCAGGCCACCAACAGTCCCTACCTGAGACAGGTAGGAGTTCGTGTGCCCGAAAATAGTTACCCCGACGTCGGCGATCTGCCGATCGATCCCGATACGTC
This sequence is a window from Nocardioides sp. S5. Protein-coding genes within it:
- a CDS encoding cyclase family protein; amino-acid sequence: MEELISLLGHRVRLVDLTHRLGPSPSEPVPPWLEAQTHEEGAEVWEGMFGIPRGALPGGRGFAGEMLHRLSTHAGTHVDAPWHYAPTAGGAPAATIDRVPLSWCVGDLVVVDVSDLPTGHLIGRDEVVERLAGIAPDLQAGAVVAFYTGAERLWGDEKFWETGCGLGREAVLALLERGVRTIGTDAWSLDRPYPLIGAEWQQRRDPAALWPAHFAGIEQPYLQIEKLANLTAVPAIGATILAFPIKVECGSGAWTRAVALVAEPGER
- a CDS encoding putative sulfate exporter family transporter, encoding MPVTTPHEAPVHRHRTGSRCRPSCPPTPEPGHRSPVPGLLAVATATGVAFGVHALVPAVNPSTVAVVIGAIAVNIGLHHPSLHVGTHVASHRFLRLAVVLLGLQLGLQQLLDLGPRGALVVVTTVTVTFTGTRLLGRLLGVPPARSLLVATGFSICGASAVAAMEEVAGGDEDDTAVAIALVTLCGSLAIVLLPLLREPLGLDPAAFGSWVGASVHDVGQTVATADRVPGALTTAVVVKLSRVVLLAPLVAGTAVALRRRTPAAATGRRPPLLPLFVAGFLAAIAVASTGLLPDPVLHGAKVLQEVLLAAALVGLGTGIHLPVLRRTGGRALVLGLMSWVLVAGVAYAGVQLTGA
- a CDS encoding MarR family transcriptional regulator gives rise to the protein MPEAACNPSRIEDLDPLALERQVCFALAVASRTVISVYRPVLEPLGLTHPQYLVMLALWGEQPLSVTDLSRLLDVDAGTLSRLLKRLEAADLIVRRRDPADERSLAVTLTSKGTSLRQQALKVPIEVVQRLGMSLDDLHAMHAQLTGVIAAAKLAAS
- a CDS encoding LysR family transcriptional regulator; amino-acid sequence: MTLTRVPDLDTLSLLLEIAASGSLSKAGASRGLSQPAVSARVRGLERLVGFAVLTRSARGSNLTPNGALLAEWARGVLAAADVLEAGIASLRSDRIARLRVAASLTVAEHLLPSWLVVLAATHPDTAVSLTAGNSDTTAAAVLAGDADLGFIEGPDLPSGLSAQVVATDRLVVVVAPAHPWAHRRRSVEAEELAATRLVHREAGSGTRTALDRALTPFGTPTQPLLEVSTSSGVRSAVIAGAGPAVLSDLAVHDDVAAGRLVQVPVHGVDLDRSLRAVWLTGQRPVGPAEDLLRLAVPERPRARRLPRSRARVR
- a CDS encoding sulfurtransferase, coding for MSRATALVTPDWLEPRLGDDGIVVIEVDEETNAYDVDHIAGAIALNWRTELQHPHSRDVIDRVGFEKLLSDKGVATDDTVVLYGGNNNWFAAYAYWYFKLYGHSDVKLLDGGRKTWELQGRPLVADEVTRPATHYVARDADQSLRAYRDDVVAALGTGTTIVDVRSPQEFSGEILAPAHMPQEQPQRRGRVPGALNVPWSQAANDDGTFKSDDELRTLYGSAGAPLDGTETIVYCRIGERSAHTWFVLHELLEQPAVRNYDGSWVEYGSLIGVPIEI